Within Amycolatopsis sp. FDAARGOS 1241, the genomic segment TGCTGCGCGAGTGGCAGGCGCACGAGCCGCCGCTGCCCGTCCACGAGGTCGGTGCGGAGCTGCGGGCGCTGATGCTGGCGGCGATCACGCGGGCCTGACTGCGCTGGTCGGGGGCTCGCGCCGGGCCCGATCGCGGCTTGATCGATCAGGGACGGGACGGTTGACCACGGGTTGGCGGACGCGGTCCGGCGAGGGTGGCAGGAGTCACCGTTCGGTGGGTTCCGCCGCAGCTGGCGAGCCAATACCGTCGCTGGATACCGATGAGTCGACACCCTCACCAGGGGTACGGAGGTTGGGGCCCATGATGCCGGAGATCGACGAGGTACCGGACGCGGTTGTCCGGCTGCCCGGGATGCGGGTGGCCTACGACGGGGCTCCCTTCGACGAGGCGGCCCTCGCGTCCACCTGGACCGAGCAACTGCAGAACTGGCTGAGCCAGGCGATCTCCGAAGGCGTCGCCGAGCCGAACGCGATGGTTCTGGCCACTGCCGACCCGCAGGGGCACCCGTCCTCCCGGACGGTGCTGTGCAAGGGGCTCGACGAGCGCGGGGTCGTGTTCTACACGAACTACACCTCGGCGAAGAGCCACGACCTCACGGCCACGCGCTACGCGTCGGCGACGTTCCCCTGGTACGCGCTGCAGCGCCAGGTGACCGTGCGGGGTGAGGTCGAGAAGGTCGCCGCCGCGGAGACGGCGGCGTACTGGGAGCAGCGGCCCCGGGGTTCGCAGCTGGGTGCGTGGGCGTCGCCGCAGTCGCGGATCGTGGACGGGCGGCGGGCGTTGGACAACGCTCTGCGCGGGATCGAGCGGCGGTTCGCGGACGTGGAGAGCATTCCGGCGCCGCCCCATTGGGGTGGGTGGCGGATCCGGCCGGATGTCGTGGAGTTCTGGCAGGGGCGGGAAGACCGGATGCACGACCGGTTGAGGTTCCGGCGGACTGATGATGGGTGGGTTGTGGAGCGGTTGGCTCCGTGACTCGCTGAATCTGCTGGGTGTTTCGCGGATTCCGTCGCCATTCTCGCACTGGTCGCCACACTCTGCTGCGGTCGCCAGTCTGTCGTGGTCGCCACTCTGTTGCGTGGGGGCACCCCGATCTTTGATTGTGAAGGGCGCGGGGATCGAGGTGCGGGGCGGGGGGCTGGGTGCTTGCTTGGGGTGCGTTGTCGGCCGGCGGAGTCGTAGAGGTGTTCGGCTGGCGGCGAAGGGTAGGGGTCCTTTGGCGTTCGGTTTCGGCTGGCGGCCGGGTCGCGCTGGAGTCTCGCGGGTGCGCGTGAGCTTGGGTCGCGGGGCCTTCGTCCCTTGTCTGGGGTGGTCGTCGCAGGTCAGTTCGGTAATCCGGCAATTCGGACGACGGTCGCCTCGCGAGCAAAATCACGCGCGGCCGGTTAGTTAGCACAGCTAAGATGGTGTGTCGTGAGTTCTGATCCGGGGACGTTGCCGCCCCGTACTGGGGTTCGGAAGCTCCTCGGCCGCATCGTGGTGGACACCCGTCCGCTCAGGATTCCGGCGTTCAGGCGGCTGTGGGTGTCCACGGCGGTGACCGCGGTGGGGTCGCAGCTGACGGCCGTGGCGGTGCCCAAGCAGGTGTTCGACCTGACCGGGTCGTCCGGGTACGTGGGGCTGACCGGGGCCGTCGCGCTGGTGCCGCTCCTGGTGTTCGGGCTGTGGGGCGGGGCGATCGCCGACGCGGTGGACCGGCGGAAGCTGCTCCTGGTCACGAACGTCGGGGTGGCCGTCTCGTCGGCGCTGCTCTGGTTGCAGGCGTTCGCGGACTTCGGGTCCGTGACCCTGGTGCTCGTCCTGCTGGCGGCGAACCAGGCGTTCTTCGCGATCAACATGCCGACCCGCGGCGCCGTCGTGGCGCGGCTGGTGTCGCCGGAACTGCTGCCCTCGGCGAACGCGCTGAACACGACCATGTCGACGTTCGGCGCGGTGTTCGGGCCGCTGTTCGGCGGGGCGCTGATCCCGGTCATCGGGTTGTCGACGCTGTACCTCATCGACGTGTGCGCGCTGATGATCACGCTCGTCGCCGTGTGGCGGTTGCCGTCGATCCCGCCGCTGAACGGGCCGTCGCGCCGGGCCGGGGTCGGGGACGTCGTCGACGGATTCCGGTACCTGGCCACGAAGAAGGTGCTGCTGGCGTCGTTCGTCGCCGACATCATCGCGATGGTCGCCGGCATGCCGCGCGCCCTGATCCCCGAGATGGCCGAACGCACGTTCGGTGACCCGCCCGGCGGTGGCCCCGCCCTCGGGTTCCTGTACGCGGCGCTGCCCGCGGGTGCCATGATCATCGGCCTGTTCTCCGGCTGGCTGCACCGCGTCGGGCGCCAGGGTGTCGCCGTGGTCGTGTCGATCTGCCTGTGGGGCGCGGCGATCGCGGCCTTCGGCCTGGCCCACTCGCTCTGGCTCGCCGTGCTCTTCATGGCACTGGCCGGCGGCGCCGACATGGTCAGCTCCGTCTACCGCCAGGCCATCCTCCAGACCGCGACCACCGACGAGATGCGCGGCCGCCTCCAGGGTGTCTTCACCGTGGTCGTCGCGGGCGGGCCGCGGCTGGCCGACCTCACCCACGGCTGGGCGGGTGCGCTCTTCGGCACCGAAGCCGCCGCCACGGGCGGCGGGCTGCTGGTGATCGTGCTCGTGCTCCTGGCGATGCTGGTCCTTCCGGCGTTCTGGCGCTACCGCGCACCCACGGGCTGATCCGGGAACCCCGGTGGCGCCGCCCGGGCTAACCGGCGTTGCACCGAACGGCCTACGATGCCGGGCATGCGTGCTCACCCGATCGCCGCTGTCCTGCTAGCCGCCGCCGCGCTCGCCGCCTGCTCTACGGGGCAGCAGCAGGCCGCACCGTCGAAGTCCAGTACGTCAGTGCCGCCGCCGAAACCCGGCTCGACGTGCTCGCTGCTGTCCGCGGACGAGGTCGGCAAGGCGATCAACATCCCCGGCATCGTCGCCAAAACCGGCCCGAACCAGGAGAGCCCGAACAACGGCGGCAAGTCGACCAGTTGCGAATACCTCCTCGGCAACAAGCAGGCCGGCGCGCTGGCCGTCACGCGCTACGAGGGACGCAAGGCCAACCCCCAGGACATGGTCGCCGCGATCAAGAAGGCCAAACCCGGCGCGGTCGACGTGCCCGGGTTCCCCAGCGGGGCCGTCTACTACGTCGACGAGGCGAAGACGGCGACTCTCGCCGCGGCCAAGATCGTCAAGGGCGTGCCCGTACTGGTGAACTACACCGGTCCGGTGAAGATGACGCAGCAGATGATGGCTCCGCTGGTCAAGACTGCAGTCACGGCCGTCTGACTTTCGCCCGGCTGCCGGACAAGGCAGACTATTCGCCCATGACGGACGTGAGGGCGGAGGGTCCGGAAGTTCGGCAACCGGCGCTCCGGCGCGTGATGGGGCCGAAGCTGCTGCTGTTCTTCGTGGTCGGCGACATCATCGGCACAGGCGTGTACGCGCTGACCGGCCAGGTCGCCGGCCGCGTCGGCGGGGCGCTGTGGCTGCCGTTCCTGCTGGCGTTCGTGGTCGCGTTCATGACCGCGTTCAGCTACCTGGAACTGGTCGGCAAGTACCCGCGGGCCGCGGGCGCCGCGCTGTACACGAACAGAGCGTTCGGCGTGCCGTTCCTGACGTTCATGGTCGCGTTCGCCGTGATGTGCTCCGGGATCACGTCCGCGTCGTCGGCCGCGGTGGCGTTCGGCGCGACCTACCTGGCCGCGTTCGTGAAGCTGCCGATGGTGCTCGTCGGCATCGGGTTCGTCCTCGCGCTGGCGCTGATCAACTTCCGTGGCGTCGGCGAATCGGTGAAGGCCAACGTGGCCCTCACCTGCATCGAGCTGTCCGGGCTGCTGATCATCATCGGCGTCGGCGTGTGGGCCGTGATCAACGGCGACGGCGAACCGGCGCGCCTGGTCGAGATCAACACGGCCGACAAGACGTGGCTCGTCGCCATCACGTCCGCGACCTCGCTCGCCTTCTTCGCCATGGTCGGGTTCGAGGACTCGGTGAACATGGCGGAGGAGTGCCACGACCCGGTGCGCATCTTCCCCAAGGCCATGTTGTGGGGCATGGTCGTCGCCGCGACGATCTACGTGCTGGTGTCCATCACGTCTTCGCTGCTCTTGCCGGCCGGCGACCTCGCCGCCGCCAAGAGCGACGCACTGCTCAAGGTGCTCGACGTCGGCGCGCCAGGCTTCCCGCGGGAGATCTTCTCCGCCATCGGCCTGTTCGCGGTCATCAACTCGGCGCTGATCAACATGCTCATGGCCAGCCGCCTGCTCTACGGGCTGGCCAACGAGCGCGTACTGCCCGCCGTCTTCGGCCGGGTGCACAAGACGCGCAGCACGCCGTGGGTGTCGATCATCTTCACCAGCGCCATCGCGATCCTCCTGGTGTCCTTTGTGGACATCAGTGCGCTCGGTGGCACGACGGCGCTCCTGCTGCTCGTGGTGTTCGCGATCGTCAACGTCGCCCTGCTCGTGCTGCGCAGGGACAAGGTGGTGCACAAGCACTTCCGCGCGCCCACCGCGATCCCCGTGCTCGCCGCGATCTTCTGCGTTTACCTCGTGAGCCCGCTGTCGGGCCGGCCGGCGAGTGACTACGCCGTGGGCGCGATCCTGCTCGGCGTCGGTGTGGTGCTGTGGTTCGTCAACTGGCTGGTGAAGCGCGGCCTCGACCGCCGCGAGGTCAAACGCGGTTCGGCCGGCTGAGGCGCTCGAAGTCGGTGAGGTCGT encodes:
- the pdxH gene encoding pyridoxamine 5'-phosphate oxidase yields the protein MMPEIDEVPDAVVRLPGMRVAYDGAPFDEAALASTWTEQLQNWLSQAISEGVAEPNAMVLATADPQGHPSSRTVLCKGLDERGVVFYTNYTSAKSHDLTATRYASATFPWYALQRQVTVRGEVEKVAAAETAAYWEQRPRGSQLGAWASPQSRIVDGRRALDNALRGIERRFADVESIPAPPHWGGWRIRPDVVEFWQGREDRMHDRLRFRRTDDGWVVERLAP
- a CDS encoding APC family permease, yielding MTDVRAEGPEVRQPALRRVMGPKLLLFFVVGDIIGTGVYALTGQVAGRVGGALWLPFLLAFVVAFMTAFSYLELVGKYPRAAGAALYTNRAFGVPFLTFMVAFAVMCSGITSASSAAVAFGATYLAAFVKLPMVLVGIGFVLALALINFRGVGESVKANVALTCIELSGLLIIIGVGVWAVINGDGEPARLVEINTADKTWLVAITSATSLAFFAMVGFEDSVNMAEECHDPVRIFPKAMLWGMVVAATIYVLVSITSSLLLPAGDLAAAKSDALLKVLDVGAPGFPREIFSAIGLFAVINSALINMLMASRLLYGLANERVLPAVFGRVHKTRSTPWVSIIFTSAIAILLVSFVDISALGGTTALLLLVVFAIVNVALLVLRRDKVVHKHFRAPTAIPVLAAIFCVYLVSPLSGRPASDYAVGAILLGVGVVLWFVNWLVKRGLDRREVKRGSAG
- a CDS encoding MFS transporter encodes the protein MPPRTGVRKLLGRIVVDTRPLRIPAFRRLWVSTAVTAVGSQLTAVAVPKQVFDLTGSSGYVGLTGAVALVPLLVFGLWGGAIADAVDRRKLLLVTNVGVAVSSALLWLQAFADFGSVTLVLVLLAANQAFFAINMPTRGAVVARLVSPELLPSANALNTTMSTFGAVFGPLFGGALIPVIGLSTLYLIDVCALMITLVAVWRLPSIPPLNGPSRRAGVGDVVDGFRYLATKKVLLASFVADIIAMVAGMPRALIPEMAERTFGDPPGGGPALGFLYAALPAGAMIIGLFSGWLHRVGRQGVAVVVSICLWGAAIAAFGLAHSLWLAVLFMALAGGADMVSSVYRQAILQTATTDEMRGRLQGVFTVVVAGGPRLADLTHGWAGALFGTEAAATGGGLLVIVLVLLAMLVLPAFWRYRAPTG